A segment of the Thermococcus sp. genome:
CGAGGCCAACCGCCGTTTCTCTGCCTAATGCGCTCCGCTACGTCATGCACCGTGGAAAGGTGGCTTACTCAAGCGGTGCCGACCTCGAACAGCTCCGCTACGTCATCATAACCGCCGCCAAGGAGTTCATCCACAACTCGGAGAAAGCCGTCGAGAGAATCGGCGACTTCGGGGCGAAGAGGATAGAGAACGGGGACATCATAATGACCCACTGCCATAGCAAAGCAGCCACCAGCGTCATGAAAAAGGCCTGGGACATAGGCAAGGACATAAAGGTCATCGTAACGGAAACAAGGCCCAGGTGGCAGGGGAAGATTACGGCTAAGGAGCTTGCCGACCACGGCATCCCCGTCATCTACGTCGTTGACTCCGCTGCCAGACACTACATGAAGATGACCGACAAGGTCGTCATGGGTGCCGACAGCATCACCGTCAATGGGGCCGTGATAAACAAGATTGGAACGGCTTTGATAGCCCTCACCGCAAAGGAACACAGGGTTTGGACGATGATTGCAGCGGAGACATACAAGTTTCACCCGGATACAATGCTCGGCCAGCTCGTCGAGATAGAGATGCGAGATCCAACCGAAGTCATTCCAAAGGAGGAGCTTGAGACGTGGCCGGAGAACATCAAAGTCTGGAACCCGGCATTCGACGTAACACCGCCGGAGTACGTTGACGTCATCATAACCGAGCGCGGGATAATCCCACCGAGTGCCGCCATCGATATCCTGAAGGAAGAGTTTGGCTGGGCACTCAAGTACCGCGAGCCATGGGAGGACTGAACTTTTCCCTTTTTCAGTTTCCGGGATAGGCTTTAAAACTCCGAACCCTTTTATACTCCTGATGCAAAAATTTGGAGGGTGATAGTATGAAAGCTTACATCGCTGAGAACGTCCGGGGCGTTTACGCCTTCGGCGAGGACGGCACTCTCATCGCTAATCGGGAATTCCAGGACGAGCCAGCTAGGGCCCTCGACAGACTCCTGAAGGGCGCGCCTGTTGAAGAGCTGGTGGGGCTTCTAGGGGAGCTGAACGGTGGAGAATACACCGAGTTCGTCGTTGAGGACACGGAACTCGCAAGGAAGCTCAAGGAGATGGGGTACAGCGCGACGGCGGAGTTCCCCAACGTAGCGGGTGAAGAGCTGCGCTCAAGCCCAGAGGAGTTCCTTGGGGAGAACTGGTTCGAGGAGTACTTCAATGCGGGCGTTGCACTCACCAGAGCACGCATACAGGAGCAGAGCGGCGCGCGCGACAAGATGATAATCCAGGCGATTGAAGCACTCGATGATATAGACAAGGTCACGAATCTCCTCGTCTCCCGCCTGAGGGAGTGGTACGGCCTCCACTTCCCTGAACTGGATGAGATTCTCCCCAAGCACGAGCAGTACGTGGCCTTCGTAAGCATGGTTGGCGCGAAGGAGAATCCCAATGAGGACAAGCTCAAGAAGCTCGGCTTCCCAGATAGCAAAGCTGAAAAGATACTCAAAGCGGCCGAGAAGTCTATGGGTGCCCCACTCGGCAGGTTCGACGAGGGGGTAATCAAAAAGCTCGCTGGCGAGATAAACGACCTCTACCGGCTTAGGGGCGAGATAGAGAACTACCTTGAGACAGCGATGGATGAGGTTGCACCGAACCTTAAGGCCCTCGTTGGCGCTAAGCTCGGAGCGAGACTCCTCAGCCTTGCCGGCGGGCTGAAAGAGCTGGCTATGATGCCAGCGTCGACAATTCAGGTTCTCGGAGCAGAAAAGGCCCTCTTCAGACATCTGAGGAGCGGTGCCAAGCCGCCGAAGCACGGCGTCATCTTCCAGTACCCCGCAATCAACCGCTCTCCATGGTGGCAGAGGGGCAAGATCGCAAGGGCTTTGGCTGGAAAGCTGGCCATAGCGGCGCGCGTTGACTACTTCTCCGGTGAATACATCGGCGAGGAGCTTAAGCAGGAGCTTGAGATGAGGATAGAGGAGATCAAGGGAAAATACCCGAACCCGCCGAAGAGGAAGGCCAAACCCGAGAAGAAAAAGAAGGAGAAGTTCAAGGGCAAGAAGGGCAAGGGTGGAAAGTACGAGAAAGGCAGAAAGTTCGAGAAGAAGG
Coding sequences within it:
- a CDS encoding C/D box methylation guide ribonucleoprotein complex aNOP56 subunit (functions along with aFIB and aL7a; guides 2'-O-methylation of ribose to specific sites in RNAs) — its product is MKAYIAENVRGVYAFGEDGTLIANREFQDEPARALDRLLKGAPVEELVGLLGELNGGEYTEFVVEDTELARKLKEMGYSATAEFPNVAGEELRSSPEEFLGENWFEEYFNAGVALTRARIQEQSGARDKMIIQAIEALDDIDKVTNLLVSRLREWYGLHFPELDEILPKHEQYVAFVSMVGAKENPNEDKLKKLGFPDSKAEKILKAAEKSMGAPLGRFDEGVIKKLAGEINDLYRLRGEIENYLETAMDEVAPNLKALVGAKLGARLLSLAGGLKELAMMPASTIQVLGAEKALFRHLRSGAKPPKHGVIFQYPAINRSPWWQRGKIARALAGKLAIAARVDYFSGEYIGEELKQELEMRIEEIKGKYPNPPKRKAKPEKKKKEKFKGKKGKGGKYEKGRKFEKKEKFKGKKSEKGGKDKRNKGEKKKKKPKGGKR
- a CDS encoding ribose 1,5-bisphosphate isomerase, with translation MPVVREVLGIAQEIKDMRIRGAGKIARYVAYALQLQAEKSTAKSAEEFWEEMKKAAKILFETRPTAVSLPNALRYVMHRGKVAYSSGADLEQLRYVIITAAKEFIHNSEKAVERIGDFGAKRIENGDIIMTHCHSKAATSVMKKAWDIGKDIKVIVTETRPRWQGKITAKELADHGIPVIYVVDSAARHYMKMTDKVVMGADSITVNGAVINKIGTALIALTAKEHRVWTMIAAETYKFHPDTMLGQLVEIEMRDPTEVIPKEELETWPENIKVWNPAFDVTPPEYVDVIITERGIIPPSAAIDILKEEFGWALKYREPWED